A window from Pseudomonas frederiksbergensis encodes these proteins:
- the peaA gene encoding quinohemoprotein amine dehydrogenase subunit alpha has translation MKRKLRSGLSASLLAVAACAALHSPYSLAARDAQTILKETCQGCHTPEADNALSRISHQRKTPEGWLMSIARMQIMHGLQISDDDRRTLVKYLADTQGLAPSETDGVRYALERRLNTVEKFDDQTSQMCGRCHSGARVALQRRPAQEWERLVNFHLGQWPSLEYQALSRDRDWFDLARKDMVPLLAKRYPLDNPAWKKWQSSAPKAEALVGDWSFSGHLPGKGELAGVMSVTADGSDTFKVSVKGQYADGSPFNGDGSAILYTGYEWRGNVTIDGVTMRQVFAAQGNAMQGRMFEAEHDERGLDFVAAKQGSSRLLAVQPGYLKAGAETEVTLIGSGLSGKPDFGKGVEVVEVLEQSPERLRVKLKAAANAQPGLRNVTVGTLKGPTLSVYSKIAEVKVVPEFSVARIGDGGGSTPKVQGRFDAEAWGKGADGKPYRIGVFPAQWSVEAFDDRAKEDEDVKFAGTMQADSGVFTPGDAGPNPQRKMSTNNAGNLKVIAAVDDAGKSLTGEGHMIVTVQRWNNPPIP, from the coding sequence GAGCCGAATCAGTCACCAGCGCAAAACCCCGGAAGGCTGGCTGATGAGCATCGCCCGGATGCAGATCATGCACGGTTTGCAGATCAGCGATGACGACCGCCGCACCCTGGTCAAATACCTGGCCGACACCCAGGGCCTGGCCCCAAGCGAAACCGATGGCGTGCGTTATGCGCTGGAACGTCGACTCAATACCGTCGAGAAATTCGACGACCAGACCAGCCAGATGTGCGGCCGCTGCCACTCCGGTGCGCGGGTTGCCCTGCAACGGCGTCCGGCTCAGGAATGGGAGCGTCTGGTGAACTTCCACCTCGGCCAATGGCCGTCCCTGGAATACCAGGCACTGTCTCGCGACCGCGACTGGTTCGACCTGGCTCGCAAAGACATGGTGCCGCTGCTGGCCAAGCGGTATCCGCTGGACAATCCAGCCTGGAAAAAGTGGCAGAGCAGCGCGCCGAAAGCCGAGGCGCTGGTGGGCGACTGGAGCTTCAGCGGCCACTTGCCGGGCAAGGGTGAACTGGCCGGCGTGATGAGCGTCACGGCCGATGGCAGCGACACATTCAAAGTCAGCGTCAAAGGCCAATACGCCGATGGCAGTCCGTTCAACGGCGATGGCAGCGCGATTCTCTACACCGGCTACGAATGGCGCGGCAATGTGACCATCGACGGCGTGACCATGCGCCAGGTGTTCGCCGCCCAGGGCAACGCGATGCAGGGCCGGATGTTCGAGGCCGAGCACGATGAGCGTGGCCTGGACTTCGTCGCCGCCAAGCAGGGCAGCAGCCGTTTGCTGGCGGTGCAGCCGGGTTACCTGAAGGCTGGCGCTGAAACTGAAGTCACTCTGATCGGCAGCGGTCTTTCCGGCAAACCGGACTTCGGCAAAGGCGTGGAAGTGGTCGAAGTACTGGAGCAAAGTCCAGAGCGCCTGCGCGTCAAGCTCAAGGCTGCGGCCAATGCTCAACCGGGTCTGCGCAACGTCACCGTCGGCACGCTGAAAGGTCCGACCCTGTCGGTCTACAGCAAGATCGCCGAAGTCAAAGTCGTGCCCGAATTCTCGGTGGCGCGGATCGGCGACGGCGGCGGTTCGACGCCGAAAGTCCAGGGCCGTTTCGATGCCGAAGCCTGGGGTAAGGGCGCCGACGGCAAGCCGTATCGCATCGGCGTGTTCCCGGCGCAGTGGTCGGTCGAAGCGTTCGACGACCGCGCCAAGGAAGACGAGGACGTCAAGTTCGCCGGCACCATGCAGGCTGACAGCGGTGTGTTCACACCGGGCGATGCAGGGCCAAACCCGCAGCGCAAAATGTCCACCAACAATGCCGGCAATCTCAAGGTGATCGCCGCCGTCGACGATGCAGGGAAATCCCTGACCGGCGAAGGCCACATGATCGTCACCGTGCAACGCTGGAACAATCCACCCATTCCATGA
- the peaB gene encoding quinohemoprotein amine dehydrogenase maturation protein → MGAILNLVERNLHEVHVDADRMLFHIPSSSLFASDELTGTIIDTLRGPGCSSDELIQRLAARFNGEEITETLRELMALELVSDGSPLTPDIGTKRVERTAINTVVLNVNTGCNLSCTYCYKEDLDKPSAGKKMDVETAVASVEMLLRESPDEERFTVVFFGGEPLSNRKLIEYMVDYCEKRFREAGKFVEFVMTTNATLLTEETVDYLNAHRFGLSVSIDGPKTVHDRNRITVGGQGTYDVVRRKAEMLLSRYNSRPVGARVTLTTGVTDVETIWDHLFNELGFAEVGFAPVTSGDISTFNLSSDELIEVFANMKKLGRRYLEAALEHRNIGFSNLHQLITDIHEGHKKALPCGAGLKMLAVDHKGELNLCHRFTGSSLPTFGNVHSGVKQVELNDFLSQRLDRTNTGCEDCQIRNLCSGGCYHESYARYGDPTHPTYHYCELMRDWVDFGIEVYTRIMAHNPAFISSYITPRKAH, encoded by the coding sequence ATGGGCGCTATTTTGAATCTGGTCGAGCGGAATCTGCACGAAGTGCACGTCGATGCCGACCGCATGCTGTTTCACATTCCCAGCAGTTCGCTGTTCGCCAGCGATGAGCTGACCGGCACCATCATCGATACCTTACGCGGTCCCGGCTGTTCGTCGGACGAGCTGATCCAGCGCCTGGCCGCGCGCTTCAACGGCGAGGAAATCACCGAGACCCTGCGCGAGCTGATGGCCCTGGAACTGGTTAGCGACGGCTCGCCGCTGACCCCGGACATTGGCACCAAACGGGTCGAGCGCACGGCGATCAATACCGTGGTGCTCAACGTCAATACCGGCTGCAACCTGAGCTGCACCTACTGCTACAAGGAAGACCTGGACAAGCCGTCGGCCGGCAAGAAAATGGACGTCGAAACCGCGGTCGCCTCGGTGGAAATGCTGTTGCGTGAATCGCCGGACGAAGAGCGTTTCACTGTGGTGTTTTTCGGCGGGGAGCCGCTGAGCAATCGCAAGCTGATCGAGTACATGGTCGACTATTGCGAGAAGCGTTTCCGCGAGGCCGGCAAGTTCGTCGAGTTCGTCATGACCACCAACGCGACGCTGCTCACGGAAGAGACCGTCGACTACCTCAACGCCCACCGTTTCGGCCTGTCAGTCAGTATCGACGGACCGAAAACCGTGCACGACCGCAACCGCATCACGGTGGGCGGGCAGGGCACGTACGACGTGGTGCGGCGCAAGGCTGAAATGCTGCTGTCGCGCTACAACAGTCGTCCGGTCGGTGCTCGAGTAACGCTCACCACTGGCGTCACCGACGTTGAAACCATCTGGGATCACCTGTTCAACGAACTGGGTTTTGCCGAAGTCGGCTTTGCCCCGGTGACTTCCGGTGACATCAGCACTTTCAACCTGTCCAGCGACGAACTGATCGAAGTCTTCGCCAACATGAAGAAGCTCGGCCGGCGTTATCTGGAAGCGGCGCTGGAGCATCGCAATATCGGTTTCTCCAACCTGCACCAGTTGATCACCGACATCCACGAAGGCCACAAAAAAGCCCTGCCGTGCGGCGCGGGCCTGAAGATGCTGGCGGTGGATCACAAAGGTGAATTGAACCTGTGCCACCGCTTTACCGGCTCTTCCTTGCCTACTTTTGGCAATGTCCATAGCGGGGTGAAACAGGTGGAATTGAACGACTTCCTGTCCCAGCGCCTGGACCGCACCAACACCGGTTGCGAGGACTGCCAGATCCGCAACCTCTGCTCCGGCGGCTGCTACCACGAGAGCTACGCACGTTACGGCGACCCGACCCACCCGACCTATCACTACTGCGAACTGATGCGTGACTGGGTCGACTTCGGCATCGAGGTCTACACCCGGATCATGGCCCACAACCCTGCGTTTATCAGCAGCTACATCACTCCGCGCAAGGCTCACT